The proteins below come from a single Microbulbifer sp. Q7 genomic window:
- a CDS encoding mandelate racemase/muconate lactonizing enzyme family protein yields MKITDIKVYPAWVGHRNLCLVKVETDAGIYGWGESGLSSRELAVAGAVKHFREFLIGRDARNIGAVWQEMYRSQYFEGGRVLTAAISAIDIALWDIAGKALNVPTYQLLGGKQRNEIPLFVTSTKPMGQALLDDFRALREQGWEVIRATTGEHGSPTEPTTFDVRKSIAAAAGSLKEIRQELGDELVLGIDYHHRLSVAETASFCQKLGEGVLDFLEEPIRDQSVSAYRGLRNMVNVPFAIGEEFASKWDFLPYIEKDITNFARIDVCNVGGLTEAMKVAAMAESHYIDIMPHDPLGPVCTAATIQMCAAVPNLSWCEIAPYDSNKSDHDKYFINRPKEVNRVYPVGDAPGIGIDVNEEMIAEQSFKFWEAPRLYKPDGSYTNW; encoded by the coding sequence ATGAAGATTACCGATATCAAGGTGTATCCCGCCTGGGTAGGGCACCGTAACCTTTGTCTGGTGAAGGTGGAAACCGATGCGGGCATTTACGGCTGGGGCGAGTCTGGCCTTTCCAGTCGCGAACTGGCCGTCGCTGGTGCGGTAAAGCATTTTCGTGAATTTTTGATTGGTCGTGATGCGCGCAACATCGGTGCCGTGTGGCAGGAGATGTACCGCAGTCAATATTTTGAAGGCGGCCGCGTACTCACCGCGGCGATTTCTGCGATTGATATCGCACTGTGGGATATTGCCGGCAAGGCATTGAACGTGCCGACCTACCAATTACTGGGCGGCAAGCAGCGCAATGAAATTCCACTGTTTGTGACCTCCACCAAGCCCATGGGCCAGGCGCTGCTGGACGATTTCCGTGCGCTGCGCGAGCAGGGCTGGGAAGTGATCCGCGCAACCACCGGCGAACACGGTTCCCCCACCGAGCCAACCACGTTTGATGTGCGCAAATCTATTGCCGCCGCAGCCGGAAGCCTGAAGGAAATCCGTCAGGAGCTCGGGGATGAGTTGGTACTCGGTATCGACTACCACCACCGCCTCTCCGTTGCCGAAACCGCGAGCTTCTGCCAGAAACTGGGGGAGGGCGTGCTCGATTTTCTGGAAGAGCCGATCCGCGATCAGTCGGTGTCGGCCTATCGGGGGCTGCGCAACATGGTGAATGTACCCTTTGCCATCGGCGAGGAGTTTGCCAGCAAGTGGGATTTTCTGCCCTATATCGAAAAAGACATTACCAACTTTGCCCGCATCGACGTGTGCAACGTGGGCGGTTTGACCGAGGCGATGAAAGTGGCCGCGATGGCAGAAAGCCATTACATCGACATCATGCCCCACGATCCGCTGGGCCCGGTGTGTACCGCGGCAACCATCCAGATGTGTGCGGCGGTACCGAATCTGTCCTGGTGTGAAATTGCCCCCTACGACAGCAACAAGTCGGATCACGACAAGTATTTCATCAACCGGCCGAAAGAAGTAAATCGGGTGTATCCGGTGGGGGATGCACCGGGCATCGGTATCGATGTGAACGAGGAAATGATTGCCGAGCAGTCGTTCAAGTTCTGGGAAGCACCGCGGTTGTACAAGCCGGATGGCAGCTACACCAATTGGTAA
- a CDS encoding zinc-binding dehydrogenase, with protein sequence MQAQAAQYVGNKSFEVVEGRCEAPAADEVRLKVGYVGICGTDMHIYHGVMDQRVKPPQVVGHEMSGVVDAVGENVKDYSVGERVVVRPLDYCGDCPACNEGHSHVCHNLKFMGIDSVGAFQSFWNVKARTLHKLPENVSLQQGALIEPLAVACHDISRARLKAGEKAVILGGGPIGQLVAQVALGIGAEVMISEPSPERRAFAEKTGALAVNPIEQDLKAAVEDWTRGKGADVVFEVSGVQPAVDAMTEIAAVRGRICMVAIHSQKPQLDLFKFFWRELELVGARVYEAQDFEQAIDMVASGKIDLVPFISKVAQLNDIGSAFASMDGNPSGMKALVACGAED encoded by the coding sequence ATGCAAGCTCAAGCTGCTCAGTATGTCGGCAACAAATCGTTTGAAGTTGTAGAAGGGCGCTGTGAAGCGCCGGCGGCGGATGAGGTTCGTCTGAAAGTGGGTTATGTGGGTATCTGTGGTACCGACATGCATATCTATCACGGCGTGATGGATCAGCGTGTAAAGCCACCGCAGGTTGTCGGCCATGAAATGTCTGGCGTTGTGGATGCGGTGGGTGAGAACGTAAAAGACTACAGCGTCGGTGAGCGCGTTGTAGTGCGCCCACTGGACTACTGTGGCGATTGCCCGGCGTGTAACGAGGGTCACAGCCATGTCTGCCATAACCTGAAGTTTATGGGCATCGACTCTGTGGGTGCGTTCCAGAGCTTTTGGAACGTCAAGGCCCGTACCCTGCACAAGCTGCCGGAAAACGTCTCCTTGCAGCAGGGCGCACTGATCGAACCGCTGGCCGTTGCTTGCCACGATATTTCCCGCGCGCGCCTGAAAGCGGGCGAGAAGGCCGTCATTCTTGGCGGTGGACCCATCGGCCAGTTGGTGGCCCAGGTTGCCCTCGGCATTGGTGCCGAGGTGATGATTTCTGAGCCCAGCCCCGAGCGCCGCGCTTTTGCGGAAAAAACCGGTGCGCTGGCGGTTAACCCCATCGAGCAGGACCTGAAAGCGGCAGTGGAAGACTGGACTCGTGGCAAGGGCGCCGATGTGGTATTTGAGGTTTCCGGCGTGCAGCCGGCGGTCGATGCCATGACCGAGATTGCCGCGGTACGCGGACGCATCTGCATGGTGGCCATCCACTCCCAGAAACCGCAGCTGGATCTGTTCAAGTTCTTCTGGCGTGAGCTGGAGCTGGTGGGTGCGCGTGTGTACGAAGCACAGGATTTCGAGCAGGCCATCGACATGGTTGCCAGTGGCAAGATCGACCTGGTTCCGTTTATCAGCAAGGTCGCGCAACTGAACGATATCGGTAGTGCCTTTGCCTCCATGGACGGCAACCCGTCCGGTATGAAGGCGCTGGTTGCGTGTGGAGCCGAGGACTGA
- a CDS encoding beta-galactosidase: protein MSETMETTAFAKKTTGPLMRSVLSLAITAAALSGLAACSGERKGSEPSVSAVSSADSNLLAQDFVLENFDSGGIPGSVQVNNGTANLVDDGAGGKALQVKLNLADNNGAGLVIKPAEAWDWSEFSDFNLAFDVANHGEESVQIDVTMGDKNGDFYTRGLVVPADGTSRTYYAKLHGHDQEDPKAAAQNEFNFASGLRSNPPTWQSDDIMLHSFWGKKLLDLSGITQIAFGSDGSLSNRQYTIDNLRLRANPEMDKNFLTGLLDKYGQNAKVDYQGKIHSDEELKKVVEEELASLSGKPNADRSKFSGWKSGPQLEATGYFRTEKVNGKWAIVDPEGYLYFSTGIDIIRLSNSSTITGYDYDQALIPKRSADEVIAEDDQPLNRVNEAAWATRELISETRANMFNWLPGYDDELGNHYGYRRETQSGPLKHGETFSFYSANLERRYGETYPESYLDTWQRVTVDRMLDWGFTSLGNWAADPFYEQQRIPFVAFADIIGEFSTLSSGFDFWHPVPDPYDPRFYQRSVVAAKAVSEQIQASPWCMGIFFDNEQSFGRLESDELHYGIVINALSRDAADTPAKGAFTKVVKEKYGTIEALNKAWNKNVASWEAFEKGMDSTLTTDAQREDYATLLFEYGNQYFGTINKAMKSVLPNHLYLGSRLPSWGMPPEIVKAAGKNVDIISYNLYEEGLVPSKWDFLAEIDKPSLIGEFSFGSDDQGHFHPGIVISADQKDRGRMFKNYMHSFIDNPWFVGVHMFQYMDSPITGRAYDGENYANGFVSVADVPYAELVKAAKEVHEGLYERRFGDVKLEKE, encoded by the coding sequence ATGAGTGAGACGATGGAAACCACAGCCTTTGCCAAAAAAACTACTGGGCCACTGATGCGCTCCGTGTTGAGCCTCGCCATTACCGCGGCAGCTTTGAGCGGACTAGCCGCCTGCTCCGGCGAACGGAAGGGTAGTGAACCGAGTGTGAGCGCGGTGAGCAGCGCAGACTCTAATCTATTGGCGCAGGACTTTGTGCTGGAGAATTTTGACAGCGGGGGTATTCCCGGGTCGGTGCAGGTCAACAATGGCACTGCCAACCTGGTGGATGACGGTGCCGGCGGCAAAGCGCTGCAGGTAAAGCTCAACCTTGCCGATAACAACGGCGCCGGCCTGGTCATCAAGCCGGCGGAAGCCTGGGATTGGAGCGAGTTCTCGGATTTCAACCTCGCGTTTGATGTGGCCAACCACGGCGAGGAATCGGTACAGATCGATGTCACCATGGGCGATAAAAATGGTGATTTCTATACTCGTGGCCTGGTAGTGCCTGCGGACGGAACTTCGCGTACATACTACGCCAAACTGCACGGCCACGATCAGGAAGATCCCAAGGCGGCGGCCCAGAACGAATTCAACTTCGCCTCTGGCCTGCGCTCCAATCCGCCTACCTGGCAGTCCGACGACATCATGCTGCATTCCTTCTGGGGCAAAAAACTACTGGATCTGTCCGGTATTACCCAGATCGCTTTTGGCTCTGATGGCAGCCTGAGCAACCGTCAGTACACCATCGACAATCTGCGCTTGCGCGCAAACCCGGAGATGGATAAAAACTTCCTCACCGGCCTGCTGGACAAATACGGCCAGAACGCCAAGGTCGACTATCAAGGCAAGATCCACTCGGACGAAGAGCTGAAGAAAGTCGTCGAGGAGGAGCTTGCCAGTCTTTCCGGAAAACCCAACGCGGATCGCTCTAAATTCAGCGGCTGGAAGAGCGGCCCGCAACTGGAAGCCACCGGTTATTTCCGCACAGAAAAGGTCAACGGCAAGTGGGCCATTGTAGATCCAGAGGGATATCTTTACTTCTCCACCGGGATCGACATTATCCGCCTGTCGAACTCTTCCACCATCACCGGCTACGACTACGACCAGGCGCTGATCCCCAAGCGCAGTGCCGATGAAGTGATTGCGGAAGACGATCAGCCCCTGAACCGTGTCAATGAAGCAGCCTGGGCCACACGCGAACTGATCTCCGAAACCCGCGCGAACATGTTCAACTGGTTGCCGGGTTACGATGATGAGCTGGGCAATCACTACGGCTACCGCCGTGAAACCCAGTCCGGTCCGTTGAAGCACGGCGAGACCTTCAGTTTCTACAGTGCCAACCTCGAGCGTCGCTACGGAGAAACCTATCCCGAGTCTTATCTGGACACCTGGCAGAGGGTAACGGTTGATCGCATGCTGGATTGGGGCTTTACCTCCCTCGGCAACTGGGCTGCGGACCCTTTTTACGAGCAGCAGCGCATTCCATTTGTAGCCTTTGCGGACATTATCGGTGAGTTCAGCACACTGAGCAGTGGCTTTGATTTCTGGCATCCTGTGCCTGATCCCTACGATCCGCGTTTTTACCAGCGCTCAGTCGTGGCGGCGAAGGCGGTAAGCGAGCAGATCCAGGCGAGCCCTTGGTGCATGGGTATTTTCTTCGATAACGAGCAGAGCTTTGGTCGGCTGGAAAGCGACGAGCTGCACTACGGTATCGTGATCAACGCGCTGTCCCGGGATGCTGCGGATACCCCGGCCAAGGGTGCGTTCACCAAAGTGGTGAAAGAAAAGTACGGCACCATTGAGGCATTGAACAAAGCTTGGAATAAAAACGTCGCTTCCTGGGAGGCGTTCGAGAAGGGCATGGATTCCACGCTCACCACCGATGCCCAGCGCGAAGATTACGCGACCCTGTTGTTTGAATACGGCAACCAGTACTTCGGCACCATCAACAAAGCGATGAAGTCTGTGCTTCCGAATCACCTGTATCTCGGCTCCCGTCTGCCGAGCTGGGGTATGCCGCCGGAAATCGTCAAGGCGGCGGGCAAGAATGTAGACATCATCAGCTACAACCTCTACGAGGAAGGGCTGGTGCCGTCCAAGTGGGATTTCCTGGCGGAAATCGACAAGCCCAGTCTGATCGGTGAGTTCAGCTTCGGCTCCGACGATCAGGGGCATTTCCACCCGGGTATCGTGATCTCCGCGGATCAGAAAGACCGTGGCCGTATGTTCAAAAACTATATGCACTCGTTTATCGATAACCCCTGGTTTGTGGGTGTGCATATGTTCCAGTACATGGATTCCCCGATCACCGGCCGCGCCTACGACGGTGAGAACTATGCCAATGGCTTTGTATCGGTAGCGGATGTTCCTTACGCGGAGCTAGTCAAGGCGGCCAAGGAAGTCCACGAGGGACTTTACGAACGGCGCTTTGGCGATGTGAAGTTGGAAAAAGAGTAA
- a CDS encoding MFS transporter, producing the protein MRGFQLTAFKFAAIVAFGGFIFGLDAALISGTVRFITAEFTLSDLQVGTVVSAPGFGVIFALMVTGRICDAWGRKTALLLIAALYLVSAIGSVLAPNFEMLVAARFLGGLAFTSLSLASMYIGEIAPPQMRGKLVSMNQITTVVGLSAAYFANYLILQASNADAAWVTALGIDQYTWRWMLGVEVIPALIWLLMLLQIPESPRWLVLKGRLDEARAVMGKLLPEGHIEPHILEIQESAAAAPTGSFRQQVAEIFKPRLRTAFWVGLVIAVAQPITGINAIMFYAPTVFEQVGIGTNAAFMQAVIVGVVSVMFTILALLLIDRLGRRPLVLFGLAWGGASLFLCSWAFSQASYELTVSSLQALADANIDVSGLQALVGTAFETDVAFKQAMYQALGEATARANEGALIQEAIQIDATLVLMGIMCFIASFNLSIGPVMWVLFSEIFPTYVRGVAIPFFALIVSTVSYFVQQFFPWQLNNMGATEIFLFYAACISVSLVLLYRLLPETKNKSIEEIEAAMVRA; encoded by the coding sequence ATGAGAGGATTCCAACTGACCGCCTTTAAGTTTGCTGCGATCGTGGCATTCGGTGGTTTCATTTTCGGTCTCGATGCGGCGCTGATCTCCGGCACCGTGCGATTTATTACTGCCGAGTTTACGCTGTCGGACCTGCAAGTGGGCACTGTCGTCAGCGCCCCCGGTTTCGGGGTTATTTTCGCGCTGATGGTTACCGGGCGCATCTGCGATGCGTGGGGCCGAAAAACCGCGCTGCTGTTGATTGCCGCCCTCTATCTCGTCTCCGCAATAGGCTCTGTACTCGCGCCCAATTTTGAAATGCTTGTGGCTGCGCGCTTCCTTGGTGGCCTTGCGTTTACCTCACTTTCCCTTGCCTCCATGTATATCGGCGAAATCGCACCGCCGCAAATGCGCGGCAAACTGGTGTCCATGAACCAGATCACTACTGTGGTGGGGCTCTCCGCGGCGTACTTTGCCAACTATCTGATTTTGCAGGCATCCAATGCGGATGCCGCCTGGGTGACCGCATTGGGGATCGATCAGTACACCTGGCGCTGGATGCTGGGTGTGGAAGTGATCCCGGCACTGATCTGGCTGCTGATGCTGCTGCAAATTCCAGAGAGTCCGCGCTGGCTGGTGCTGAAGGGTCGTCTGGATGAGGCACGCGCGGTTATGGGCAAACTGTTGCCGGAAGGGCATATTGAGCCTCATATTCTAGAAATCCAGGAGAGCGCGGCCGCCGCGCCGACCGGCAGCTTCCGTCAGCAAGTGGCCGAAATCTTTAAGCCGCGTCTGCGTACCGCCTTCTGGGTCGGCCTGGTGATTGCTGTTGCTCAGCCGATTACGGGGATCAATGCGATTATGTTCTATGCGCCCACCGTGTTTGAGCAGGTGGGCATCGGCACCAATGCCGCCTTCATGCAGGCGGTGATTGTGGGGGTGGTAAGTGTAATGTTTACTATTCTGGCGCTGTTGCTGATTGACCGCCTCGGCCGCCGCCCGCTGGTGCTGTTTGGTCTCGCCTGGGGAGGCGCAAGCCTGTTTTTGTGCAGTTGGGCGTTCAGCCAGGCGAGCTATGAATTAACAGTGTCTTCCCTGCAGGCGCTGGCCGACGCGAATATTGACGTGTCCGGGCTTCAGGCACTGGTGGGCACCGCGTTTGAAACTGACGTGGCTTTCAAGCAGGCCATGTACCAGGCCCTGGGCGAGGCGACGGCGCGGGCCAACGAGGGGGCGTTGATTCAGGAAGCAATCCAGATCGACGCGACGCTGGTGTTGATGGGCATCATGTGCTTTATCGCTTCGTTCAACCTGTCTATTGGGCCGGTAATGTGGGTGCTTTTCTCGGAAATTTTCCCCACCTATGTGCGCGGCGTTGCCATTCCGTTCTTCGCATTGATCGTCAGCACCGTCAGCTACTTTGTGCAGCAGTTTTTCCCATGGCAGCTGAATAATATGGGGGCGACGGAAATCTTCCTGTTCTATGCCGCCTGTATCAGTGTCAGCCTGGTGTTGCTGTACCGCTTGTTGCCTGAAACCAAAAACAAATCCATCGAAGAGATTGAAGCGGCCATGGTGCGCGCGTAA
- a CDS encoding SDR family NAD(P)-dependent oxidoreductase produces MSKALLDQKVVIVTGAAAGIGWGITQVCAEAGATVVLADINDASNRVETLRDRGFESAYLPLNVGDASAIAPFIESVVERFGRIDGLVNNAGVTIEGNFLEFDLDKLDCLWEVNQRSVFLLCQAAARHMQAGAAIVNIASNHAGASVAGYEMYAATKGAIVAMTRAMAWSLGKKGIRVNSLCPGLTKTEAVAKVADANPALAASFDKMHADNKYNTVEEVGHIAAFLLSPCSGAMTGSNITADHGLSASLCPTDDLK; encoded by the coding sequence ATGTCTAAAGCCTTGCTGGATCAGAAGGTTGTTATCGTCACCGGTGCCGCTGCGGGCATCGGCTGGGGTATCACACAGGTGTGTGCCGAGGCGGGTGCCACGGTGGTGCTGGCGGATATCAACGATGCGAGTAACCGGGTGGAGACTCTGCGTGATCGCGGATTTGAAAGCGCCTACTTGCCGTTGAATGTGGGTGACGCCTCGGCGATTGCGCCGTTTATCGAATCGGTGGTGGAGCGTTTCGGCCGTATCGACGGCCTGGTAAACAACGCGGGCGTCACCATTGAGGGAAATTTTCTCGAGTTCGATCTGGATAAGCTCGACTGCCTGTGGGAAGTGAATCAGCGCTCGGTTTTTCTATTGTGCCAGGCGGCCGCGCGTCATATGCAGGCGGGTGCTGCCATTGTGAATATCGCGTCCAATCACGCCGGTGCCAGTGTCGCGGGATACGAGATGTATGCGGCCACCAAGGGCGCCATCGTCGCCATGACCCGCGCCATGGCCTGGAGCCTGGGTAAAAAAGGCATCCGCGTAAACAGCCTCTGCCCCGGGCTGACCAAAACCGAAGCGGTCGCCAAAGTGGCGGATGCAAATCCGGCGCTGGCGGCATCCTTCGACAAGATGCACGCAGACAATAAATACAACACGGTGGAAGAAGTAGGGCATATCGCCGCTTTCCTGCTTTCACCCTGTTCCGGTGCCATGACCGGTTCCAATATCACCGCGGACCACGGCCTCAGTGCCAGTCTGTGTCCCACCGACGATCTGAAATAA
- a CDS encoding 2-dehydro-3-deoxy-6-phosphogalactonate aldolase → MLSQQFHQALEACPLIAIIRGVTPDEIDMVANTLLEAGVRVIEIPLNSPIEPLNSIERLAKIMDDFAETTICGAGTVLTPEQVQSVQNAGGKIIVSPNCDPEVIRATNDRKLISVPGCLTPSEAFSALKAGARVLKMFPVADFPAQYLASLGAVVPKDVLTLAVGGITDTNMEEYWKAGARGFGLGSNIYAAGDNASQIADKARIMVDAAKRAQALG, encoded by the coding sequence ATGCTGAGTCAGCAGTTTCACCAGGCGCTGGAAGCCTGCCCCCTGATTGCCATCATTCGAGGCGTCACCCCGGACGAGATCGACATGGTCGCCAATACCCTGCTGGAAGCCGGGGTCCGTGTCATCGAAATTCCGCTGAACTCCCCGATTGAGCCACTCAACAGCATCGAGCGGCTGGCAAAGATCATGGATGACTTCGCTGAAACCACTATCTGCGGCGCCGGCACCGTGCTCACACCGGAGCAGGTACAGAGTGTACAAAATGCGGGCGGAAAGATCATTGTTTCACCGAACTGTGATCCAGAAGTAATTCGAGCCACCAATGACCGGAAGCTGATTTCCGTTCCCGGCTGCCTCACCCCTAGCGAGGCGTTCAGCGCGCTCAAGGCGGGCGCCCGGGTACTGAAAATGTTCCCGGTGGCAGACTTTCCGGCCCAGTACCTGGCCTCACTCGGCGCGGTGGTTCCGAAAGATGTTCTCACCTTGGCGGTGGGCGGCATTACCGATACCAACATGGAAGAGTATTGGAAAGCCGGTGCACGCGGTTTCGGCCTCGGCTCAAATATCTACGCTGCCGGCGACAACGCCAGCCAGATCGCGGACAAAGCACGCATCATGGTGGATGCGGCAAAACGCGCACAGGCGCTTGGGTAA
- a CDS encoding mandelate racemase/muconate lactonizing enzyme family protein: protein MLMEVQEQAAELLSSSTIAATKVEYYQIPLAEVLSDARHGDHTHFEVLVFRVRCQDGLEGVGYTYTGGRGGRAIYSLLQDDIQPLLEGRDASDILAIWEGIQSHLHYVGRGGLLSFALSAVDIALWDLRCKRLELPLWKVAGGAGNTTKCYAGGIDLNFSETKLLDNISSYLARGFDAVKIKVGKENYREDVARVEAVRKLIGDDVTFMVDANYSMTIEQAVRFGRAIDHCDITWFEEPTIPDDYPGYGRIAEAINIPLAMGENLHTVHEFTYAIAQSKLGFLQPDASNIGGITGWLKVAELAYAHNLPVCSHGMHELHVSLMASQPHAGYLEVHSFPIDEYTTRPIVLENGRAVASSEPGTGVTFDETLLRPHLVKHS, encoded by the coding sequence ATGTTGATGGAAGTACAAGAGCAGGCCGCAGAGCTGCTGTCTTCGAGCACCATCGCTGCCACCAAGGTTGAGTATTACCAGATTCCTCTGGCGGAAGTGCTCTCCGACGCGCGTCACGGTGACCATACCCACTTTGAAGTGCTGGTGTTTCGTGTGCGTTGCCAGGATGGCCTGGAAGGCGTGGGGTACACCTACACCGGCGGCCGCGGTGGTCGTGCCATTTACTCCCTGTTACAGGATGACATTCAGCCGCTGCTGGAAGGCCGCGATGCGTCGGACATCCTTGCTATCTGGGAGGGCATTCAGTCCCATCTACATTATGTGGGCCGCGGTGGTTTGCTGAGCTTTGCGCTGTCAGCGGTAGACATCGCTTTGTGGGATCTGCGCTGCAAGCGTCTCGAGCTACCGCTGTGGAAAGTGGCTGGTGGTGCGGGCAATACCACCAAGTGTTATGCCGGAGGTATCGACCTGAATTTCTCCGAGACCAAACTGCTGGACAATATTTCCAGCTACCTGGCCCGCGGTTTCGACGCGGTGAAGATCAAGGTCGGTAAGGAAAATTACAGGGAAGATGTTGCGCGGGTAGAGGCGGTGCGCAAGCTGATTGGTGACGACGTCACCTTCATGGTGGATGCGAACTACTCGATGACCATTGAGCAGGCGGTACGCTTTGGCCGCGCCATCGATCACTGCGATATTACCTGGTTCGAAGAGCCCACCATCCCCGATGACTATCCGGGGTATGGCCGTATTGCTGAGGCCATCAATATTCCCCTGGCGATGGGTGAGAATCTGCACACGGTGCATGAGTTCACTTATGCCATCGCGCAATCCAAGCTCGGATTCCTGCAGCCGGATGCGTCCAATATCGGTGGTATCACCGGATGGTTGAAAGTCGCTGAGCTGGCCTACGCGCACAACCTGCCGGTGTGCAGCCACGGAATGCACGAATTGCATGTGTCGCTGATGGCAAGCCAGCCCCACGCGGGCTATCTGGAAGTGCACTCTTTCCCCATAGACGAATACACGACCCGTCCGATCGTGCTGGAAAACGGCCGCGCTGTTGCCTCCAGCGAGCCGGGTACCGGGGTGACTTTTGATGAAACCCTGCTGCGACCACACCTGGTCAAGCACTCTTAA